GCCGAATTCGCCATCGGGCTCGATGATCTGAATCGACTCCGGCGCGAGTGCCACATGGTTAGGGAAGAAGAGATCATTCGACACCGCCGCATCCACGGTGACCCAATGGTCCGTGCCCGAGAGCACATGAGAAGAAGGCAGCAACCATAGGCGGTGCGCACTGGCAGTGGAAGCAGCCAGCGCCAGGCCGAGGAAACAACTGAGAGCGTTTTGATATCGTTTATTCATAATAACTAACTTTCTGGATTGGTTTGTAGTTTAAAAGTGACAGTGCCGAGTTCACGCGATCCTTGGGCACTGAGCTCAGGCAAGTTTTGGCCATCCCACTCAAAGGGGATGCGGATCATTTCGCGGCCGCCCACTTCGCGTGAGGCCTCCACCACGAAGGCGTAATTGCCTGCGGGCAGATTAAAGAAGCCGCTCTCGCCTTGCCGGTAGACGATGCGGTGGATGCCGGGGGGACGTGTTGGACCACTGACCCCATCAATCGGCATATCCTGCGAGCGACCGCTTTTACGCCACCATTGACGCAGGTCCTTGAGCCAGGTTTCCCCCTCGTCATTGCTCATTTTTACATCATAGAGCACTGACAAATTCTCCACCGCCTTACGGTCGGAATCTTCGATCCAGACCGCCACATAGGGTCGATGGTATTCCGCCACCGACAAACGGGGAATCTCGATCGTGGTTTCAAGTTGCAGGGCTGCCGTCGATTGCAAACAACCCGTGGAAAGTAGCGCCGCTTTGAGCGCGCTCTGTGTTTTGGTTTTCATAATGATTTAGTGCACAAAAAAGATGATGAGAATGAACGGGAGCAGAAATCCCGAGATAATCAACGGCCAGGTGCTCGGGCGTCGTTTGGCATGCACCAGTAAGAGGAAGAAGCCTGTCATACAAAAAATGATCGTCGCCACGGAAAATACATCGAGAAAGACGAACCAGGCAAAACCGGTATTTCGCCCCTTATGCAGGTCATTTAAATAAGCAATCATCCCACGCGTGCTGCGCTCATACATCACCTCCCCACTCTCGCGGTCGATCAGCAACCAAGCATCCCCGCCGGGGCGCGGCAGACTCACATAAATCTCATACTCCGACCATTCACTGGACTGATGGGCCACCGACAGGTCAAACTCCTCCTCAATCCAAAGCACCACGCTGTAGGGCAAACTATCTGTGGCGGCCGCTAAGTCTGCCTGCAATTCGTTGGGCAATAGAGCATCCTGCGCATACACCTCCGGCTCCGAGCCGATGCTGCCGGCATGATTGAGTGTAATGCCGGTAAAGGCAAAGAGCAGCATGCCCACCAGTGCGATCGCACTACTGACCCAATGCCAAAGATACAGCTGTTTAGTCAACTGTGCTTTCCAACGACGTTTCTTAGCTTTCATATAATTAATTCTTCTTTGGCGACGCATGTAAGCGCGACGGCTGCACGACAAGCCAGAAAGCCAATACACACAGCAGCCCCGCCTCAGCCGCCTCTTGATACTGTTGATTCGTGAATGCCATACCTTCAAATAAGATTGAGTCTCACTAGCGACAAGTAAACTCTAAAAAATAGTGAAGTCGAGAGGCACGCGACGAGAAGCACTACAGCTCATATTAGCGCCTATCACAGACGCAAAATGCATCGCTCTCCTCAGCCTCGACAGACAAAAAAACCGACCAGCCTTTCGGATGGTCGGTTTGCACTAAAGCGTTCGCTGAATTAAGCCTCAACGTAGGCACAAGTTGAGCAAATCTCTCCACTCATGCTACGCTACATTCTTCGAGCACACAAAGTAAGCAGTAATGCAGCTCCCCCAAACAACAAAGCGAAAGTTTGAGGCTCTGGAATAATTGAAACATTCCCCGTAATGCGATCGAAAACAGCCGATTGCCCATCTGATAAGCCCGATACGCTCACACTAGAAAAGTCACCTGAATATTCCTCTAAATCAAAGATCTGAACTAATGTACCATTCGTATAAGTACCACCAGAAAAGTTAAGATCCAGCAAACCACCGAATACCACCGAACCATCAGCGCCTTCAACCAAATCATATGTGCCCAAGGCCAAACTAGGATCTGAGAAGTCAAAAGTTGTTGTACCGCTAAGCGTCAGAGTCACATCACTTAAGCTCATCGTCCCATCGACGCTCAGTCCATTGACATTCAATGTATTGCCGCCGCCTTCAACGGTACCAGCTCCAGTCAAAGAAGCACTATGCGTAAAGCTAGCACCTGAGATCGCTGAAATATCAAACGTGCCACCATTCATAACAAGATCCCCAGCTCCAATGACACCTGCACCACTCATTGCCAATGTGCCACCGCTCACTCGAATATCTCCATCCCAACTGTTAGAGGCATTACTTAGCGTCAGACGGCCATTACCAGTCTTATCAATCGTAATTGTTTCCTTAGTGCTAACAGCACCATTAAGAATCACATTACCATAAACAGCAGAATTAGCCGCATTCACATTCACAGTCTGTGTCGCCCCCGCCGTTGAAGTACCAAAAATAACATCCGCATCTATCTGAAAACTCCCAGCGGTTGGCGTATAATTAATCGCACTACCAGTTCCTGTTCCGAGAGTTCCAAGCGTCAGCGTCGCCCCACCCGTAGCAGTCAATACATAACCAGAAGCAGCAGAGCTATTCGCGGTCATTCGAGCGATTAGGACTGAAGAACTCAAATTTGGTTGCACACTGGCTGCATCGCTAAAAATAGCCAAATCGCCCCCACCATCAGGAAAGCCACTACCGACATTCCAGTTAGATGCTGTGTTCCAATCCGTTCCAGTGTTATCCCAAGTATAATTCACAGCGTGAAGCGTGCCGAGTGAAAGAGTGCTAAGAATCCCAAATGAGAGTCCAAGTGCTAAAGATGGAGTGGGTAATGTTTTTTTCATAGTAACTTAAGGTGTATATTATATTTCCACTGAGGTATCACACCTCAGAAAGGCTATTCTTCGTAAACGCTATGAAACATCAAGCAACGATACATGACATGCAGATATAGCGTTCCACATAAGGAACAAGATGAGCCATCCGAACGAGATGGCATCGACTGCCACAAAAGACACGCACATGTTCCACAATAGGAACAACAATGCAGGCAGCTACTGTAAGGAGCTTGATGAACTAGTGCGATACTCCCAGATTCAATAAACGCTCCTAGCGTGAGCCTCAATCTGGCAAGATTCTCTCGAACAAATATATCATTTAAAGCCTCACACAGACAAACCCTGGTTGTTCATTGCCCCCTCAATACACGCTCCCCATGCATATAATAACGAATTTATATCCAAAGAATAAACAAGCCACCCGTCCAAACAATATAGGTTTCACGCTCATCGAACTCTTGGCATCAATCGCAATTATAGGCGTTCTCATGGCAATCCTAATACCAGCGATCGGGCGTATTAAGGCCTCAGCCCAAAATGCCAACTGCGCGAGTAACATGCGAGAGCTGGGTCAAGGGCTGCTGCTATTTACCCAAGATAACAAGGGACAACTCCCCCTATCAATCCAACCGGATCCACGCAAACCGGACGACGATGGGACTGTCTCTTGGCAAATTCTAATGATGCGGCAATTAGATGTCCCCTTCGCACAAAGAGGCGACAAGAGTATTTTCATCTGCCCATCCCATCGGAACACGTATCCACAAGACGCCTACCGAACCTATGCGCTCAATCTTTCAGGGGCCGAACCCACCGTCGATGCGCCTAGGCTACTTAGCCTCACCAACCCATCCCAAACCGCTCTGCTAGTTGAAAGTAGACATGAATCTGGTGGTGCTGGCTATGTGTCGCTTAGCCGCAGCATCAATGGTGGGAGTGGCAAGCATCGCTTAGATTACCGGCACAACGGGCAAATGAACATATTTATGGCCGACGGTCACATTCAAAGCATCAGTGAGGACGACCCTAAAATCGACGACTATCTGCTCAACATTCGAAACTAAAACATAATGACTCGACACAAATATGCAGCAGTGGGAACGGGAGGCCGTATCCCTATGTTTATTGATCCGATTGCCGACACCTATCGCCAGAGTTGCGAATTGGTGGGTCTCTGCGATAGTAGCGCCACTCGACGCCGCTGGCACCAACAGCGTTTATGCAAAGAGTATGGAATCGATCCCATCCCCGATTACGGGATCGAAGACTTCGACCGCATGCTAGCTGAAGGCCAGCCCGACACAGTCATCGTTTGCGTGCCAGACAGCCTGCATCATGAGTATATCGTGCGCAGCCTAGAGTTTGGAGCGGACGTCATCTGCGAAAAGCCGCTGACCACCGATGCGGACAAATTTGCTGTGATTGAAGATGCGGTTCGTCGCACTGGAAAACGTGTGCGCACAACCTTCAATTATCGTTGGGCTCCTGGCGCCACCCAAGTTCGAAAACTCATCGCCGAGGGGGCGATCGGAACGGTCAAACACGTGGACTTCGAATACATGCTCAACACTGCGCATGGTGCCGATTACTTTCGCCGCTGGCACAGCTATAAAGAACTGTCGGGCGGGCTCTTCGTGCACAAATGCACGCACCATTTCGATTTGATCAACTGGTGGATCGATGCGATCCCAGAAACCGTCTTTGCTATGGGCGCCCTCGCATTTTATGGCAAAGACAATGCCGTGGCCCGCGGGCAGGAAGCACTGACACGCTACGATCGTTATACCGGCGTCGAAGCATCCGAAGGCGACCCGTTCCGAATGAATCTAGAGGGCGACCCGACTTTGAAAGGCCTTTACCTCGAAGCTGAAAAAGACAGTGGCTACATTCGCGACGAGAATGTCTTCCGCGAAGGCATCGACATTGAAGATTCGCTCAGCGCCACCATTCGCTATCGCAGCGGTGTCATTGCCAGCTATTCACTCAATGCTTATTGCCCCGCGGAAGGGTTTCGAGTTGCCATCACGGGGGACGAAGGGCGTCTCGAATACTCAGAAACCCACGCGGCACATATCATAACAGGCGATCGGGACATCAAGTTCGAGCCCACCGCCTCTCGGGGTGCCTCACTAAAGGTCCATCGTTTATTCGAAGAACCGCAAGTCATCCCGATCAATATGCCGGAAGGTGGCCATGGCGGAGCGGATCCGCTCATTCAGGAACAAATGTTCTCCGAAAACCCAGCACCCGAATCCTACGGACGCAATGCCGGCCATCAACAAGGTGCGGCCTCTCTATTAGTGGGCGCTGCCGGGAATCGATCCATCGCAACCGGGCAAGCAATCCGCATCACCGACCTATACCCACTTTCTCCAGAAAGTGTGCAATTGAGCGAACTCATTTAATCGAGCCCCGACTGCAGCAGCCCTCTCCCAATACATAGCATGAAACGCCCTTCCTTTAAATCACTCATGGCTGCACTGTGCCTAGTGGCCGCCAGTCACCTACCCGCAAGCCCCGTGCCCACAACAACGACTCTAGCCAACTGCACAGTATCGCTTCCAGAAGCGGCGCGCTTTATAGCAGTGGAGCCATCAAGCGCCCCTCAGGTCTGGTGCCTCGTGGAGAATTCTGCCAATAAGCCCCGCGACCTCAGACTGGACTTACTGCTCAACCGCATAGGGGCCGAACCAAGCTTACATTCGCAGACGATTCAACTAGACGCCAAGGAGTCACGGCGCATCAACTTGCCAAGCGCCTGGTTTGAGCAATTCGGGGTCTATCGTCTCGATTACAGGCTCGCCGAAGAGGCCTCACAAGCTTCGCCTTGGGGCAGCGATCTGTTAGCTATTTACCCGCGCAACCCACAGCCTGCAGCTGGGGAAAGTGCCATGCCTATCGGCTTCGCGACGGGTGCTGCACTATGCACGCCTCGCCTCTTGGAGATCGCTGCCTCACTGGGCTTTGAATACTACCGCTACAATGCCGTCTGGGCACAGGTCCAGCCACAAGAGGGCGTCTGGAATTGGGAGCGCATTGACGACTATCTAGCCCAAGTGCAGCAGCATGGATTTCAGTGGCATGTCACCACCACAGGTTGCCCATCCTGGGCAACTGAAGAACGCTTTGATCCTCCGCCACTAGAGCCTTGGCGCGAGTGGATCAGCGCACTCGCGACCCGTCATTCAGACAGTATGCAATTCTGGGAAATCTGGAACGAACCCAATATCGGATTTTTCAATGGCTCGGTCGAAGAGTATACCGAAGTGCAGCGCGTCGCTCACGACGCGATCAAAGCGATTTCCCCGGATACCATTGTCACTTCGGGCGGCTATGCAGGCATGAATCACCACAAGTCAAAGCCAGGCGCATTCGAAGCCGCACTTTTAGAGCATCCGCGCGCCTACGACTGGTTCGCCTACCACATGCACGACACCTTTCCCCAATTCTACAGTGATTTGCACCACCAGCTCGCAGCCATTCAGCAACGCACGGGAAAAACAGATGTCCCGATCGTCTTTACCGAGACCGGATTCGACACCCGCCATGGGCAACGTTTTCAAGCCGAAACACTGTTGAAAAAGATCACTTACGCCGCCGCAATCGGCGCCAAGAGCTACACCTGGTATAATCTATTGGATCGCGCGGGCCGAGATAATCCCAACCAAGCCGGTAAGACCTTTGGCCTCATCACTAACCCAACCGGCACGGGTGACTTTGCTGCGATTGAGGACGCAATACGCCCCAAGGAGTCCTTTGTCGCCGCCGCCACCGCAATCCCGAAATTACGCCGTCTGCCCGCGCTCGACATTTGGTCTGAAAATGATGGCTTATTCGCTTTTCTATTTGGCCGCACAGATGAGCATTTACTCGTCGCCTGGCGGGAGGACCCCCAAATTCCCGATGCCATTTGGGCCGTGCGCACCGATGCGCAACAAGTCATTCAAACGGACCTGTTTGGTAACACAACTGAGCTCCCCGTGGTCGACGGCGTCGCACTCGTGACACTGGGCGCCCCACACTATTACGACTTCGTTGGTTCGCCAACCACTCCAGAGCGATTGGCGCCCTTGGTTAGTCTGCCTCAGACGGTGTCCCCCGATGCCGATGGCGTGGCCTCACTGGAGTTAAAACTACAGAACCCACTCCAACGTACGGTCACCGTGACTGCGACGGCTCAAGTAAAAGCGAGCCTGAGCTCCACACAAACAGTCACCCGTGAAATCGCAGCCGGTGCATCGGGAACATTCCCCATGCGTTTTGATGTGGGTCAGGGAGCGCTCGGAGAAATCGTCACCGTGGATGCAGCATTTACTTTTAAAGAGATCGCATGGGCCCCTAGCCTAGAAATTCCAGTCGTCTACAATATCATTCGAGCGGACACCACCACTCGCATCGAGTTAAAGAGCCTCAATCAGGTGCTCAACAAACAGGACTATGATCCACATACCCTGCATTTGCTCTGGGGCAGCCCTGCGGACTTAAGTGTCCGCGCCAAGATACACTCCAGTCCCTCCTCGCAGCGTATTAAAATGACTTATCAAGTCACCGACAACCAGCACTATGCCGCCAGCGCAGAGGAGCCCCTCTTGGATGGCGATGCACTTGAGATCGGATGGGAAAGCGAGCAAGGCGTCCGTGGGCATCTCGCCATTGCCGGCGACCTCGGGACCTCTCCTCGCAGCGAATTCTACTTAGATGCAGAGCAAGTAGAACGCCCGCTGATCAATGCCATCCAAATCACTCGTGAGGGCAAGACCACCACATGGGAACTGACACTCGACACGCAGCAGATGGGCTTAAGCGAAACTGATTTCGAGCAAAGCATACGTTTCAACTTTGCAGTTCACGACAACGATGGCGAGGGCCCCAAGAGTTGGATCTCTCCCACCTCAGGCTTAGGAGGGCGCCCCTACTTCTCCTCGGAGCACTTCTACCGACTCGAACTTGGAGCCGCGCAGGACTAGCCCATGCTGTATCTAGTTAGAGGCATTCGACTGGTAACGCTGAATCGTCATTCGTAATGGAGTTATTGAAAAGATGTCTCTCAACACATTCGAAGGAGATTTAGCGCAGGAGACAGGGCGAGGACGATTGCCCCAATGCCATGGCATTGGGGCCAATTACCAACTAAAATACCCCGCAGCCTGTCCACCGTAGCTCACAGAGCAAAGGAGAGATCCACAGCCCCCATCACGATGCGGGCGTGACAAGTCGCGCCCCTACCGTTGACAAGCGTATACACGCACTGACTTCTGAAAAAGGCGATCTACCGAGATACAGTTTCCCAGCCTCCACCGACGCTTCAGATATAATCAAGGACAGCACGCATCCACGATGGCAAGCTCGTCGGCCTCCAATTCAATAGAGCCAATGTCGAGCGTCTTAGGATGCGACCAACGCGCGGTCTCATTGTAAGTCTTCCATGCCCGCGTCTCATGATGGTTTTTATAAACCGTCACCTCATCAAAGGTCAGCTGAACCTGAGCGCGTAGTAATAACTGCACCAGACCATTGCCCCACAGTTCGACTTGAGAAGCTTGCACAGTCGCTTCTCCGTTGAATGCCAAACCGATGCCAAGATTGTCACGCACCACGACCTGCTCGAGCGTCGTGTCCGTTTGAAATCCATTTAACAGTCCGTTGTCATTTTCGTAAAACAGACTTTCGCGAATGCTGCATTGAATACTTCCATGAGATGAAAATCCTTCGTCCAAATTCTGACAGGCAGTGAGGCCCGTAAAAGAAAGACCGCGCCCCTCTCCGTGTAGATTAATACCATCATTCAAGGATCCACTGACAACTAAGTCTCGGTATTGCTGATACGAAGCATCCTGAATACGAAGCACAAAATCGCGAGTGGAAATCTCCCATCCCTCGGGTGAGATCCCTGGAAGCAACTCAAGCCGGCCTTGCTTGGCGTCATAACGAATGCCATGGCTGAATCCATGGGCCTCCGATTCCATGACACGCTGCCCCTGATGTCGCAGCACAAATGGATAAGCCACTGACGGGAAACAACGCCCTTCAACAAAAACTAGAGGCTCGAAGCCAGTAATCTCATTACCATTTCCTTCAATGATAATCGGGCGCGCCTCAGTGCCCGAAGCACGAATATGCAAGACCTCTCGATAAGGCCCACTCTCTGGAGCAAGCCATAAGGTATCACCAGCAGACAGCGCCGCAGCAGCAGAAGCCAAATCTTGATAAGCGTCGCTCGCATTTGGATTGACAACTACAGTCGCAGAAAATGCACACTGCGCCCAGAGCAAGCCACAAGAAGCATACGCAAACGTTCTCATTGATTCACTGAAGGAGCTGGGTAAACATGGATATCTTTCGAAAAGTCGATTGAGATGGGCTGCGTCGTATCAAGATCGTAATCAGAGCCAGTGCTGCTTTGAGATAGCTGATTGGAGCCACTAATTGTATTCCCCACAATATACACGTCCTCCGACTGATTAATATGTATCGCAGGCCCGCCGACCTCCTCAATTGTATTTCTCAAAATATTAATCGCTCGAATATGCATATTGGGCCGTGCAGTTTCAGGTGTCGCTCCGCGGTGGAAGAGCGAAATAGCGCCGGGCACATGGGTTCCAGAGAGGTGCATGACGGGGTCAAAGCCAACATCTCTGATTGTGTTGTTCAAAATCGTCACGTTTTCCACCCAACCAGCCTCACGGTAAAAGGTCATTTCGGAGCCAATTGAAATCGCCGACTGCTTAATATTCTCAAGGGTATTCCCTTCAACTAGTCCATTGGAACTCATTAGGCGCAGGCCACGGCCACGATGATCACGAAAGTGGTTATTACGAATCGTGTAATTGGGGGCCGCAATCGCGGGGATCTCAATAAAGTCTCCGGCCTCAACCGACATCGCATGCTTGTCGACTTGCATCGCATAGACCGAAATCCGC
The nucleotide sequence above comes from Coraliomargarita algicola. Encoded proteins:
- a CDS encoding DUF2271 domain-containing protein translates to MKTKTQSALKAALLSTGCLQSTAALQLETTIEIPRLSVAEYHRPYVAVWIEDSDRKAVENLSVLYDVKMSNDEGETWLKDLRQWWRKSGRSQDMPIDGVSGPTRPPGIHRIVYRQGESGFFNLPAGNYAFVVEASREVGGREMIRIPFEWDGQNLPELSAQGSRELGTVTFKLQTNPES
- a CDS encoding PepSY-associated TM helix domain-containing protein is translated as MKAKKRRWKAQLTKQLYLWHWVSSAIALVGMLLFAFTGITLNHAGSIGSEPEVYAQDALLPNELQADLAAATDSLPYSVVLWIEEEFDLSVAHQSSEWSEYEIYVSLPRPGGDAWLLIDRESGEVMYERSTRGMIAYLNDLHKGRNTGFAWFVFLDVFSVATIIFCMTGFFLLLVHAKRRPSTWPLIISGFLLPFILIIFFVH
- a CDS encoding autotransporter-associated beta strand repeat-containing protein, translating into MKKTLPTPSLALGLSFGILSTLSLGTLHAVNYTWDNTGTDWNTASNWNVGSGFPDGGGDLAIFSDAASVQPNLSSSVLIARMTANSSAASGYVLTATGGATLTLGTLGTGTGSAINYTPTAGSFQIDADVIFGTSTAGATQTVNVNAANSAVYGNVILNGAVSTKETITIDKTGNGRLTLSNASNSWDGDIRVSGGTLAMSGAGVIGAGDLVMNGGTFDISAISGASFTHSASLTGAGTVEGGGNTLNVNGLSVDGTMSLSDVTLTLSGTTTFDFSDPSLALGTYDLVEGADGSVVFGGLLDLNFSGGTYTNGTLVQIFDLEEYSGDFSSVSVSGLSDGQSAVFDRITGNVSIIPEPQTFALLFGGAALLLTLCARRM
- a CDS encoding prepilin-type N-terminal cleavage/methylation domain-containing protein — its product is MHIITNLYPKNKQATRPNNIGFTLIELLASIAIIGVLMAILIPAIGRIKASAQNANCASNMRELGQGLLLFTQDNKGQLPLSIQPDPRKPDDDGTVSWQILMMRQLDVPFAQRGDKSIFICPSHRNTYPQDAYRTYALNLSGAEPTVDAPRLLSLTNPSQTALLVESRHESGGAGYVSLSRSINGGSGKHRLDYRHNGQMNIFMADGHIQSISEDDPKIDDYLLNIRN
- a CDS encoding Gfo/Idh/MocA family oxidoreductase; its protein translation is MTRHKYAAVGTGGRIPMFIDPIADTYRQSCELVGLCDSSATRRRWHQQRLCKEYGIDPIPDYGIEDFDRMLAEGQPDTVIVCVPDSLHHEYIVRSLEFGADVICEKPLTTDADKFAVIEDAVRRTGKRVRTTFNYRWAPGATQVRKLIAEGAIGTVKHVDFEYMLNTAHGADYFRRWHSYKELSGGLFVHKCTHHFDLINWWIDAIPETVFAMGALAFYGKDNAVARGQEALTRYDRYTGVEASEGDPFRMNLEGDPTLKGLYLEAEKDSGYIRDENVFREGIDIEDSLSATIRYRSGVIASYSLNAYCPAEGFRVAITGDEGRLEYSETHAAHIITGDRDIKFEPTASRGASLKVHRLFEEPQVIPINMPEGGHGGADPLIQEQMFSENPAPESYGRNAGHQQGAASLLVGAAGNRSIATGQAIRITDLYPLSPESVQLSELI